From Sulfuracidifex tepidarius, one genomic window encodes:
- a CDS encoding sulfite exporter TauE/SafE family protein, with product MLPDPSFSVTLSPLQLVLSVISGILVGFSLGLIGGGGSILAIPLLLYFVGLASEAKTPAEYSYIVHLVLGTTALAVGLNAYLNAYMHFRRGNVRIRQGIFFTIPGILGDVIGAYLSHLMSGAFVLFLFSFLMIAVAAKMWRTKCKSLQTTKPTITKENGSGGLSSLISGVNLQRVIPAGLAVGFASGYFGIGGGFLVVPGLLFSSSLDMLRAVGTSLIAVGTFGVTAASTYAFYGDINIIVSLLYLVGGIAGGYAGASVASSIPKSTLRKIFAIIIVVVAFYTMYQNINGLYYLLHLI from the coding sequence ATGCTTCCAGATCCATCATTTTCAGTGACTCTTTCTCCATTACAGCTAGTTCTTTCAGTTATCTCAGGTATTCTAGTAGGGTTCAGTCTTGGACTAATAGGAGGAGGAGGTTCGATACTTGCTATTCCCCTTTTGTTGTACTTTGTAGGCCTAGCTTCAGAGGCTAAAACTCCAGCTGAGTATAGCTACATTGTTCACTTGGTTCTGGGAACAACTGCGCTAGCTGTAGGTTTAAATGCGTATCTGAATGCGTACATGCATTTCAGGAGAGGAAATGTAAGAATAAGACAAGGCATATTCTTCACTATTCCTGGGATATTAGGTGATGTAATAGGAGCATATTTAAGTCATCTCATGTCAGGGGCTTTCGTACTTTTTCTCTTCAGCTTCCTAATGATAGCAGTTGCGGCGAAGATGTGGAGAACGAAATGCAAATCGCTTCAAACCACTAAACCTACTATCACAAAAGAAAATGGAAGTGGAGGTCTTTCTTCTTTGATCTCGGGCGTAAACCTACAAAGGGTCATCCCGGCAGGACTTGCCGTAGGTTTCGCCTCAGGTTATTTTGGAATAGGGGGAGGATTCCTTGTAGTACCTGGGCTTCTCTTCAGTTCTTCGCTTGATATGCTAAGGGCAGTGGGTACGTCTTTAATAGCAGTAGGTACTTTCGGAGTTACGGCAGCATCAACTTATGCCTTTTACGGTGATATAAATATCATAGTCAGTTTACTATATCTTGTTGGTGGCATTGCAGGAGGTTACGCCGGCGCATCTGTAGCATCAAGCATACCAAAAAGCACTCTTAGGAAAATTTTTGCCATAATTATAGTCGTAGTGGCATTCTATACAATGTATCAAAATATAAACGGATTATATTATCTTTTGCATTTAATTTAA